The DNA segment ACCCCCTGTCTCACCTCTAGTGCATCCCGCCTCTTCTGGGTCAGTGTGCCCAGGTTGTCCCACTGGTCACAGATGGCCTGGCAGCGGCTGTTCACCGAGGCCGCCTCATGGTAGTCCAGCTCACTGGGGACAGGAAGTGGGGTGACTGAGGGGCCAGACCGCAGGCCAGATTTCTTCCTGACTGCCCTCTGGGGGCTGGAACCCGGgcccagtggtggtggggggtgtgaGGGCATGGGGCCAGATGAGGGTGATGGGGCCTTTCCTAGAGCAGGGGGTTCCCAGAGGGTTCCCGGGAGAGGGGGGTGGTCTCCTGCTGGCCCTCAGCTCCAGTCCCTGGAGGAGCTTGGATGGAGGAGCAGGGTCCCGAGTTCCAGGGCGGGTGTACAAGAGGTGGGGTGAGGCCAAGGCCTGCCCAAAAGTGAAGGGAGTGGCCAGGTGAGGCGGCAGGTCGAGCGCTAGTAGTGGGTAACAGCAGTGTCCAAACCTGGGGACAGGGTtacaggaggaggggggaggactTGGGTACCAAGGTGGGGTTACCAAACCAGGAGAGCAAACCAGGAGAGTCTTGAGGGCAAGGGAAGCAGGGCGGGCCGAGGGGCCGAGGGGCGGGGCCAGGCAGGGGCGTGGTCactgggggcggggcggccggTAACCCTCCGCGCCTACTTGAGCTCCTGGGCCAGCGCAGCGATGTGCTCCACGCGGTCCTGGTGCGCCGCCAGATCGCTCTCAAAGGCCTCGTGGCGCCGCAGCAGCGCCCGCACCTCCTGCAGCGAAGCCGACTCGTAGTCCCTCTGGCTCAGCATGTCCTCCTTCCCTGCTCCGAGAGAGGCCAGCTCGGGTCACCCAGTGGTGGTcgtggcaggaggagggggtccGAGCCTGACCGTGTGACCATGGAGCTTCCTCGTCAGTGAAACCCAGGTGATGACACCTGCCCAGCCTACCCTGGGGTTCGCTCAGAGGCACTAGTGTGATAACAGTAAGTGAAGCTCCTGATCCAGGGCATGGCCCGTGAGTGACATCACAGTCCCTGACCCTGCACCATTCAGGTTGGCCCTTGGTACATTTTGGTATCATTTGATGGCAAACTGCCTTCCAGTGCCTCTATGAGGCCAGGGAGCCCTTGGCCCGAATTCTTTTGCTCACCACTTCCCCCAGGGCCTGGTACTTGGTAGATGCTCTATGAATATTTGGTGGATAAATGAATAATAACTGTAAAAGTGCTTTGAGAATAGCAATTACcataattatacaaataaaaccaCAGTAACAATAAATGCAACAGTGatcatttactgagtgcctctGAGGTTTGGAGGTTCCAAGACCTTCTCAGCGTCACACAAGTGGCTGCGTATTTAAGGAATTATTATATCAAACCATTGTTATTCATTATGCCCATAATccattattgccttttttttttttttttagggccacacctgtggcatatgtcagtCCCctaactaggggtcgaatcagagctgcagctgctggcctgcaccacagccacggccacggcagatccttgacccactgagcgaggccatcctcatggatactagctgggtttgttaccactgagccacatggaaaacgccttttttttttttaaaggaccgcacctgctgcatatggaagttcccaggctagaggatgaattaGAGCCAcactgtggtctacaccacagccacggcaataccagatctgagcagcatttgaaacctatgccgcagcttgtggcaatgccagatccttaacccactgaaggaggccaaggattgaacccacgtcctcaccgacactatgtcaggttcttaccctgctgagccgcaacgggaactacTCGTATCAGTATACTTTGAGGATAATAACATAAGTGATGTCAGGGTTGGGGACTCACTTTACTCACATACACAGATGAAATGCTAAATGACAAGTGAATCAGAGCAGACCTACAGTAGGCCAGAGCCAGGAGAGTCTTAGGGGCCTGAGTTTACAGAAAAAGGAACTGTGGCCCAAAAGGAGGCAGTGACTTGACTGCACAGAAAGTCAGGATGGGACTAGAAAGCAGAGCTCCAGCTTCTCTACGAAacacctgcccctgccccgcGCATTTTGCCAGGACCCCTTCCCACAGAGTCCACCCCAGGACAAGAAGCAAGCCCCATGGTGCCTACCCCGGGTCCAGGCTTCATGCAGGGAGGCCTTCTGCTGGAACTTCTCAGCCAGATGCTGCAGCCGCTGCAGCCGCCGGATCTCCGAGAGCAGCCAGTCCTCATAGCCCTTCTCCACCTGCTCTAGCCCCCGCCATGCATTGGCGATGTCCTGTGGGGCAGGCAGAGGTGCCCTCCATCATGGCTCACCCATTATACAGAGGGGGACAGAGAGTCCAAGGCCACCCAGAAGATGACCGGCGTAGGGCTGgggtcaccccctcccccagcctggctcacCGAGACCAGCTTGCCCTCAGATGGCATGAAGGCCGGCCGGTGGCTCAGCCGCAGCTTGGTCTGCAGGGTGTTGAAGTTGATCTCCAGCTGGCATTTCTCCTGCACGCGGGGCGGCTTGTGTAGGCGCCGGTAGTCCCGGAAGTCCTCCAGCTTGCGCTGCATGGCACTCATGCTGGGCTCGCCCACGCGGTTCTCCAGCCACGGCACGGTGCGGCGGATCCATTCCAGCAGCTGCCGCGGCCAGGCAGGAACAGAGCAGAGAGCAGTGAGTCCCGCTCATCGCGCCCACCCCTCTCCACCCACACCCAGGCTGTGGCCAAGAAGCTGGGCTCCAAGCACAGTGGGGGTCCAGAGGGCAGAATGGTGGGGGactcccctagcctgagaaggaGCAGGATGGTTAATGTCGGAGCCCAGGAACCAGTGTAGGTTGGCACAGGGCAAAGGGTGTGAGACAGCCTCAACAGGCGCGAATGGATAGGTAACTGAATGGATGCCGCATGAATGGTGGGAGCTTGGATGGCAGAAGGGGGCAGGAGGCGGCTGGGGAGCCCATGGCTACTTGGAGGAGGGGGGCCTCTGCAGATCCAGGCCGGGGGAGAGTGCAGGTAGAGGAGGGGGCGGCCCTCTCTGGCCCCCATCTCACCTCACTGGCCAGCTTCTCGTACTCTTCCATCAGCTTCTCGTTCTCCTGGTTCACGGCCAGCACTTTGCAGATCCTGTTGGCGGCTGTCTCTGCCTTTGGTGGGAGTGGGCAGGAGGGCCGGCATCAGAAGCTGCCACAGACACCCCCACGCCAGCCCCCCTCTGTAAACCCTTAAAACCTGGGcccaaagagaggaaaagaggggagCACATCTTTTAGGGTAAAGAAGGCACTTCCAAGCCAGAGGCCTCGGCTCCTGAGCTCCCAAGAATTGAGTATGTGCAGCTGGGACAGTGGCACTCCCACccacacagggcctggcacctcCAAGTGTTGAGATGCTGCCAAGTGGGGCCCCTGGGTCCACCCTGgcccaggcagcagcagcagctgagccCCCTACCTGCTCTGCCCCCGCGAAGGCGTGGTAGAAGCAGGATACGTAGGTCATGATGGCCTTCTCATCGGGCTTGGGGGTGTTCACAATGTCTGGGGGACGGCAGTGAGGTGGTGATTGGCCaaagccaggggtggggagggtgctCACGCCCCCACCCAGAGAGCTCCCTCGggatgggagggggcagagacATCTAGTCACGGCCACCAGCCGCCGGATCCCCCACACCCAGTGCCTTCCCCTTCCCTGGAGGCCTCTCTGGTCAACCTGgggcccccacctcccctctgtgGGGTGAGGGAGCACCGCAGCCCTCATGAGGTGCCAGTCCACACTGCCTGGCGCCTCTAACCACCCCATaagtccgtctgtctgtctgtccccccAGTTCATACCTAGGGCACCAGACACAGTAGGTGCCCAGAAAATGTTTGCTGCTTTAATTGACTCCAGACTTTTATGGGCACAGAGACAAGAGGGAGGACCCACCTAAGGGGAGCTTCCAGGATGGGCGACCATCAAGCCCCCAGGTCACCCAGGTAATGGAtgggaggcagagggtggggccGTTATTTAAGGACAGATGCAGGAGAAGCTGGTTCCACTGGGTGGAGAGGGACGGGGACGGGGTGAGGGCTCCTGGAGAAGGGGGCCTGTGGGCAGGAAGGATTCTGACCAGGGGGCACGGCGTTCCAGGGCGCGGGAGGATTGGGGACAAAGTGTGGAGGTTGGGCCGAGCTGACCAGTGAGTACGTGGATGGCTGGCCTGAACCAGCTCACTCGCCTTCTGCATCCAGCATCTTGGGGATGTCCAGGTACTTTTCTGCCACCTCAAAGGCGGTGTTCAGGTTGCCGATGGGGTCATCCTGGATGGTGTGAGGGGGGGAGAGGTCAAAGGTCagctgagggcagaggtgggggagccggagccaggggttgggggaggcctACCTTGCGCAGTTTGGCATAGTCAATGAGGTCGGGGCGGTGTCGGTGGATGAGAGCACAGAGGGCCAGGCCATCCTTCCAGCTGGACAGAGAGAAGCGGGGGTCAGGCCTGGGTTCAAGCTGAGGCCCTGTCCTACCCTTGTCCCAGGAGCACCCCCATCAGGAcagcctcatctggaaaatggacgGAAGTCCAAACGCCTGGGCTGTGCGTTTCAGGCCCTTGATTACCAGCCTCAGACCATTTCCTCCAAGCGCATGGCGGTCCTTCTCATCGCCTACACTTAGGCCGCACCACTTTCTAGACGTGTTGGGCCCCCAGGTCTTGGCTCACAAGGTTCCCTCTGGCTGGAAGGCCCTCCCCCAGGATGCTCTGacgccccctcctccaggaatcCCCCTGGCCCTCCTGGATCCAATTCAACATTGACTCGAGTCTTCCTATTTTCAGACCTGGTGGCGGGAACTTGGCCGTgacctctccccccccccccaccccgctggcCGCCGACAGACCTGGTGTGAAAGTTCTGCACGTTGACGTTGCGGTAGGGCGCCGTCTTCCGCtgacaccacagcagcaagcctTCCTTGGCCGAGGTTtctgggcagggatgggggtgagCGTCTGTGGGGGGCAGTCTGGGGGGCCGGCCCGCTcgccctccccgcctccccgccgCTCACCTTCCACGGAGATGTCCTGGATGGCGAAGCGGAGGATGATGGTCCAGATCATGCCCAGGGTCATCTTGAGGTTCCCGTCGACAATCTctgcagggcggggggggggcgcgctCCAGCGGGCACTCGGGGGCCTGTACCTTCCCCCTGCTCCGCCCTCTGGCCCTTGTCCCCCATCCCAGGgctggcacttagtaggtgctcaatcaTTTTACTTAAGAATGATTCATCCAACACCTACTAGGCGCCAGGCGTTGTTGCCGGCACCATTCGCTCCTTACGGTCCGTCTGGTGGGACACGGATGGTCACCCCCGTGGTGAGATTAAGAAACGCCCCCCtggtcccccagcccccaccccgggcctcctgcctcctcctcacctTCAGCACCAATGGACACCAGCTTCACGCCCTTGCTGGCAATGAAGTCGAGGGCCTTGTTGACATTGGCAATTTTGTGGAAACGCATCTTGCCTTTGTCCGGCCTGGGCAGCCTCTCTCCTGGGTGTAAGAGgagaggccaagggtcaaacatCATGAGAGGAAGCCGAAGACATAGTCCTCAGACTTCCCCCTCCCTCGCCAAGTCCCCCCCCCACAGCTCTCTGCTGCCACGATTCCCCCAGCTGTCTGGGTTCCCCTAGTGCTGGGGCCCGTAGGCCCTGGTTTGCACCCCTCACCTGAAATGACCTCCAGGAGCAGCATGAGTTTGAGGCCATTGCGGAAATCCTCCTCGATGTTCTCGATCTGGGTGCCAGCCTTGCGCAGGTGCGAGTTGCACCAGGCAGTGAAGGTCTGGGGGCAGAGGACAGCGCTCAGACCTTAGAGCTGAGGACAGCGCCCCGGCCCCTTTGCCAGGGTAGATCTCAGAGCCCAAGGCCCTAGGTTCAAGTCGAGGCCCAGCCACTGACTCGCTGGGCATCTGGGGCcagcccctttccctctctgagccttaattcTCCTGGAAGAGGAGAAATAGGGTCTGGGGCCCATTCTGGTCCCAGTTTGGACTTGGGGTGCCTCACCCTCAGCAGGACAGCTTTGGCCAGTCTCAAGCAATGGCGGGGGATTTAGAAAATTGTAGAGCCAACACTCCCAAGTGTGGAGCCCTCTGAGACATAAGCGTCAATGCAGGGTGACACTACCCTTCtaaaatctaaaaagcaaaaaattgaaaaataaaatctgaaaagctCCAAGGGTTTTGCCTGAGGGACTGTGCACCTGTGTATTGTCATCTTGGCCCCACCAACCTCCTGGGGCTGTTGTGACGGCCTCCATGgagaccatgaggatgcaagagCTCtgcagacaggagttcctgtcgtggcgcagtggttaacgaatccgactaggaaccatgaggttgcgggttcgatccctggccttgctcagtgggttaaggatctggcgttgccgtgagctgtggtgtaggttgcagacgcggctcggatcccccgttgctgtggctctggcgtaggctggtggctacaggtccgattggacccctagcctgggaacctccatatgccgtgggagcggcccaagaaatggcaaaaagataaaaaaagaaaaaaagagctctgCAGACACTCAGGCCCAGCCTGACCTAGCTTCTGGTCTCAGCCAGACCCAGAGTGGGTCTCAGCCTCCATCTGAGATGGGAGAGGTGGGATATGGCAGCACATCTTTAGGGGATGGGAGGGGCCTAGAGTTTGGTGCACAGGTTTCCACCAACCTACGAAGCCTCTGAGCCCTGGATCCTGCCACCAGCTGTAGAGTCCTTGGTGGAATCCATACTTGGGCTCCAGTCCTGGCTGAGCTGCCCAGTCTCTGCAACCTGGGATGTGCCCCCTGCCCTCTCTTGGGCTCAGTCCCCCATTTGCACGATTAAGGATTCAGAGTCCGCCATGTCTCAGGTCCTTCTTCCCCTGACCTTGCAGAATTCTGGAATTCAGAGCATGCTTCCCACCCCAAAGCAGCTACTCCAGGGAGGGGGCCCAGCTGGTCACTTCCTCAGGTGTGGAAGCGGGTGCTGAGCTCTGGCTGATGGGGCGCAGGAGAGGGCAGTTGGATTCTCTGTAATTCCTTCCAAACCCTGGAGTCTCAGTTGCTCTGGGTCTAGACAGGGCAGGGGGAAAGGGAGGTCCCGGGGTGGAGGGCTCCGGGGCGGAGAAGGGTCATTCTTGCCTCTGACAAACGTGACTTTAATGAGATTTGGTTCCCACCTTAAAGGAACTCACAGTCAATCAAAGAGTCGCACTGGCCTGAGAAATGCTGAGAGAGACTAATGTCAGGGAGCCTAGGGGAGCAGTTCTTCAAATCAAAAGGGGGGACCTCTTGGGGGAAGGTTAATAATTGATCAGAACTGTGAAGGAAGAGCAGGAGTTATTCAGGCAGGGAAGGGCAGgcaagggcattccaggcagggaCAGCCACACGGGCAAGTGCCTGGTGATAAGAAACAGTTGCCAGGCTTGTGGGGCTCTAGCTATCTGGGCACTGCTCTGGGGGCGTTGCGGTATAAGTGGTGAGAGGCCGGCCGGAGGAGAGGCAGAAGCCAGGTCATGCATGATCCTGCGTGCTAAGCCAGGGAGGCTGAACTTGATCCTGAGGGCAACGGGGAGGCAGGAAAGCTttcaggcagaggagggagaggggcagaCGTGTGTTTTAGAAAGCCCACTAGGCTTCCAGAGGGGAGACAAATGGCTTGGCCGAGCAGAAGGGAGAATTGAGGAGGCGGCGACTGAGACCAGCGAGGGGGACGGGGCAGGATCAAGTGGATGAGATAGAAACATTTGTCCCTGCTGGAACATAAGCTCCCTGAGGCAGGGGCTTTATTTTGTCCCCTGCTGAATTCCTGGCATCTGAAACCGTGCTGGGCAGTAGGCCCGCTCTAAGACATATTGAATGAATGTTTTTGAATGAAGTGGAATAAGGAGGACTCAGGTGTCGGGCGGGAAGAGACAGGAGGGCTCCAGgaccaggaggagaagcagggatggggtggggctaGAGCAGAGCCCAGAGACGTTCATCACATTGCAATAAACAACATTGGCTGAaaagaaacaacctgaatgtccaggTCCAGGGGATGCCGATGAATGTGCCGAGCTCCTACGCTGTGCACTGCATGAATGGGTGAGGTGAGTGGCTGTAAGTGGGGTCGGGAGGATGCTCTCGATCTTTGAAGTGGTGAAAGCAAGTTACAGGCTGGCATGTGCCTAATGAGGGGCCTGTGACCCTGGATCTGGGagaggcctggggggggggggagtagggGGAGGAGTTTTGCAGGGCAGGTGGCAGCTGGATGACATCACTGGGAGATGGCTGGGTCCAAGGACTGCAGCCCTGCTCAGAGACAGGTGCAGGAAGAGCTGGGGGCGGCGGGGCGTGTCACCCAGGGCACCCTCATCAAGTCAGCTgagcctcccagcccctggggtCACCTCCTGTCATCTAACCCAGCGGAAGTGCTCTGATTCTAAATCCTGGGATTCTCAGATCCTGCGAATTCCACTGAGTACCCCGTTCTCGGCCTTTTCCTGGTGTCATACACTGTTGGCAAATGCCGAGTGGGGTCGAATGACCTCATGGGCCCTCCCTACCCCTGGCCTGCCACTCCCCAAAGTTTCCTCACTCCAGTCtggatcattttctcttttaggtCCCCAGGTGTCCTGCCCTCTCCATTTGGGAAAGTCTGGGAGTGAAAATAGATCGGGGAGGGGAGGCCCGAGCACCCTACAAGGCTGGGCCTGGGTGGCAGCTGCCCATGTGCCCCTCTCAGGTCCTCCAAGGCGCTGCCTCAGCACAGAGTGACCATCTGGTCAGAGAGTCAGGTTACACGTAAGGAAACCcagggctccccccccccccccccccccgccaacctGTGGCCTTTACAGCAGACTCAGggcccctggggtggggaggggtatCCTGGGAAAGAATCGGGGTGGGGCAGGCAATGGGCAAAGACCCTCAGGTTGCGGGGGTCCTGTTTTCTGACAGTGTATGATTTGGGTCCTATCTCGGCCCctttctaggcctcagtttcctgatgtgACAACTGGGATAGGTGAGCGTGGACATCACGCTGGAGAGAATGGGGAGAGGGTGAGAGGGGGGTCTGGGACGGTTACCCCTTCCCCCACACTCCAAGTCCACTATTTGCTTGGCTGCAAGTCCTCAGGTGGAGTCTGGGAATATTTCACCAGAGAGttgagggtgtgtgtgggggggtagtattcttccccaccccacccccaccctcaaacTTGGATCTCCTGGGCTTCGCTCACCCCATATTCCTTAGCAGAAATGGAGCAGTAGGCCCCGGGGAATGaaccctggggggtggggaaacTCTTCTTATCCTAAACCACTCGAGGGTCCCCCAGACCTCTCTTCCAGCCCTGGGAGACAACAGGGGCTGATGGGCAGAGCCTCGGCTAAGGAATAACACCAAGGTTTAAGACAGGCTCTGCCCCTCACCTGCTAAGATGCCAAGGACAAACCGCCTGGCTTCTCAGGCCTCAGTTTTGCCATCAGGAAATGGGCTAGCACTCACTTTCCTCTGCTGCTTCTCCCAGGCCGGGTCCAGCAGCAGGTCGCGGTCCCAGTCCTCCTCCTGTTCCATGTActcgccgcccccgccgcctccgCCTGCGAAGGGCCCCTCCCGGGTCCCCAGACCCTCGGGCTGCATAACCATCATCATCTTGCTTGGGCTCCTGGCTCCGCTGGGCTCCGCGCGCTCCAGAACTTGGGGACCGCATTAAGTAGCCGCAGACCCAGCCCCGGATCGGATTCGCGCTAAAtatgggggaagagggaggggccgGATTGGGGCGAGGGCGCTCGAGACCAGGCAGGAGGTTGTCCTGGGACTAGGAGACTGCAGAGTTTTGAGGCGCTGGGGTGGATCTAATAGCGGAGATCTGGGATTCGCGTTTTGGCTCCTGTGTGACTTTAGGAAAGTCACGGGCCCTCTCTGAATCTATTTCCTCAGGTATACAACGGAGATGACGATGATAATAGCGGTTGCAGACCGCTCTAGAATCTGCCTTTGGGGTCTTCTCCTGACCCTCTTCCTGTGCCCCCTTGGTGGGAAACAAGGagcattattcccatttcacagtcAGAAACACCGAGGCGCAGAGTTGATTTGAATGTTTTCTCGGGTGACGAGGGGAGACACtagaggagggggcggggcttcaAGCCAACTGGATGGGCCGAGGCAGGGCTATTAATATCGGGGCGACTAAGGGTTGAGGGAGAATGTGCTGAGCCGGGAAACCCGGACGCCACTGAGGCTGCAACTCTATCTTCCTCGGTGAGCCAGCCAGCGGGACGGGGACTCAGAGCAAcggcgggggggcggggcctcCGCGGGGGGCGGGGCCATAACGGCACCGCCCTAGCAGGCTCTAGCGCCGACGAGGTTCCAAGCCTTTCCTTGGCTCGTTCGGCCGTCCAATCACATCTCGGTATCTGCCTGCCGCCGCCTGTGAACCGGATGGCTCGC comes from the Phacochoerus africanus isolate WHEZ1 chromosome 4, ROS_Pafr_v1, whole genome shotgun sequence genome and includes:
- the ACTN3 gene encoding alpha-actinin-3 isoform X2, yielding MMMVMQPEGLGTREGPFAGGGGGGGEYMEQEEDWDRDLLLDPAWEKQQRKTFTAWCNSHLRKAGTQIENIEEDFRNGLKLMLLLEVISGERLPRPDKGKMRFHKIANVNKALDFIASKGVKLVSIGAEEIVDGNLKMTLGMIWTIILRFAIQDISVEETSAKEGLLLWCQRKTAPYRNVNVQNFHTSWKDGLALCALIHRHRPDLIDYAKLRKDDPIGNLNTAFEVAEKYLDIPKMLDAEDIVNTPKPDEKAIMTYVSCFYHAFAGAEQAETAANRICKVLAVNQENEKLMEEYEKLASELLEWIRRTVPWLENRVGEPSMSAMQRKLEDFRDYRRLHKPPRVQEKCQLEINFNTLQTKLRLSHRPAFMPSEGKLVSDIANAWRGLEQVEKGYEDWLLSEIRRLQRLQHLAEKFQQKASLHEAWTRGKEDMLSQRDYESASLQEVRALLRRHEAFESDLAAHQDRVEHIAALAQELNELDYHEAASVNSRCQAICDQWDNLGTLTQKRRDALERMEKLLETIDQLQLEFARRAAPFNNWLDGAVEDLQDVWLVHSVEETQSLVTAHEQFKATLPEADRERGAILGIQGEIQKICQTYGLRPSSTNPYIALSPQDINTKWDTVRKLVPSRDQMLQEELTRQQVNERLRRQFAAQANAIGPWIQGKVEEVGRLAAGMAGSLEEQMAGLRQQEQNIINYKSNIDRLEGDHQLLQESLVFDNKHTVYSMEHIRVGWEQLLTSIARTINEVENQVLTRDAKGLSQEQLNEFRASFNHFDRKRNGMMEPDDFRACLISMGYDLGEVEFARIMTMVDPNAAGVVTFQAFIDFMTRETAETDTAEQVVASFKILAGDKNYITAEELRRELPAEQAEYCIRRMAPYKGAGAPAGALDYVAFSSALYGESDL
- the ACTN3 gene encoding alpha-actinin-3 isoform X1; amino-acid sequence: MMMVMQPEGLGTREGPFAGGGGGGGEYMEQEEDWDRDLLLDPAWEKQQRKTFTAWCNSHLRKAGTQIENIEEDFRNGLKLMLLLEVISGERLPRPDKGKMRFHKIANVNKALDFIASKGVKLVSIGAEEIVDGNLKMTLGMIWTIILRFAIQDISVEETSAKEGLLLWCQRKTAPYRNVNVQNFHTSWKDGLALCALIHRHRPDLIDYAKLRKDDPIGNLNTAFEVAEKYLDIPKMLDAEDIVNTPKPDEKAIMTYVSCFYHAFAGAEQAETAANRICKVLAVNQENEKLMEEYEKLASELLEWIRRTVPWLENRVGEPSMSAMQRKLEDFRDYRRLHKPPRVQEKCQLEINFNTLQTKLRLSHRPAFMPSEGKLVSDIANAWRGLEQVEKGYEDWLLSEIRRLQRLQHLAEKFQQKASLHEAWTRGKEDMLSQRDYESASLQEVRALLRRHEAFESDLAAHQDRVEHIAALAQELNELDYHEAASVNSRCQAICDQWDNLGTLTQKRRDALERMEKLLETIDQLQLEFARRAAPFNNWLDGAVEDLQDVWLVHSVEETQSLVTAHEQFKATLPEADRERGAILGIQGEIQKICQTYGLRPSSTNPYIALSPQDINTKWDTVRKLVPSRDQMLQEELTRQQVNERLRRQFAAQANAIGPWIQGKVEEVGRLAAGMAGSLEEQMAGLRQQEQNIINYKSNIDRLEGDHQLLQESLVFDNKHTVYSMEHIRVGWEQLLTSIARTINEVENQVLTRDAKGLSQEQLNEFRASFNHFDRVSRGLALWAGGSGGWWRLGTGPDILSSLQKRNGMMEPDDFRACLISMGYDLGEVEFARIMTMVDPNAAGVVTFQAFIDFMTRETAETDTAEQVVASFKILAGDKNYITAEELRRELPAEQAEYCIRRMAPYKGAGAPAGALDYVAFSSALYGESDL